One Pseudomonadota bacterium genomic window carries:
- a CDS encoding response regulator, which yields MPTDTQSFSLAPVSLTVLVVDDDQTTLELVRAVLETEGHKVLTWNRPFGTTQLVLRHRPDVILLDVRMPGLNGVELAKLVNARHRAPQCVILHSSVSEVELYRLGQEAGVVGAIPKTDNVAAFLEDFRRLTHQCRCGRRARREA from the coding sequence ATGCCTACCGATACCCAGAGCTTCTCGCTGGCCCCCGTGTCGCTCACGGTCCTGGTGGTCGACGACGACCAGACCACGCTCGAGCTGGTGCGCGCCGTGCTGGAGACCGAAGGGCACAAGGTGCTGACCTGGAATCGGCCCTTTGGCACGACCCAGCTCGTCCTCAGGCACCGGCCCGACGTGATCCTCTTGGACGTGCGCATGCCGGGGCTGAACGGAGTCGAGCTCGCCAAGCTCGTGAACGCTCGTCACCGTGCACCACAGTGTGTGATTCTGCACTCCAGTGTCTCCGAGGTGGAGCTCTACCGGCTCGGTCAGGAAGCGGGAGTGGTTGGCGCCATTCCCAAGACCGACAATGTCGCTGCCTTCCTGGAGGATTTTCGGCGCCTGACACACCAATGCCGGTGCGGGCGCCGCGCGCGCCGTGAAGCGTGA